Proteins co-encoded in one Fibrobacter sp. genomic window:
- a CDS encoding glycoside hydrolase family 9 protein — MQDLVRYPVRYNHVGYVPCGPKVFFVVPTLIDVLKSESSEKLVAKNFGFRVETVVDGAVAFEGLLREGSFEHSGVCEYSNENLWSGDFSKLNVSGEYRIQIVFDGKVVFTTEKFEISDSWIERQLKANIKSFYYQRSGVELPEEFAGKWARPAAHFDDCIGFHKMMNREGTWNAHGGWYDAGDYGKYIVNGGVSVGTMLLACSVCDGRVDPKKCSTDFVNVGGTFELPTSLKEELRFELDFFARMQDSDGGVFFKVSPEHWDGFISPKDSDLLQKRLILGKSTTSTLNFAGVMAAACGVFRSTDERFAGQCLQAAERAYRWAVEHPDAEWPHNTEGSGGYGDEHVDDEFFWARVALFCNGSFGELKDQIVRDMEQNPPNFGVDWRDTQNMGWMLLALQDKDLELQRKARETLEKVAAEIIRLQKADPYGISIRRFIWGSNGEISNHALTLAVVSTWRKEVDGEILPDWCREQLNFVYGRNPVNRSFVTGSAWSSPMHVHHRLSHSDGVKEPIPGLLAGGLNKDRQDMHRAPHYPSLLEGHSYTDERCSFASNETAINWNSPLTAVLSILCL, encoded by the coding sequence ATGCAAGATCTTGTCCGTTATCCTGTCCGTTATAACCACGTGGGCTATGTTCCCTGTGGTCCTAAGGTGTTCTTTGTCGTACCAACTTTAATTGATGTATTGAAGTCAGAAAGCTCTGAAAAACTGGTGGCAAAGAATTTTGGTTTTAGGGTGGAAACGGTGGTTGATGGAGCGGTCGCATTTGAGGGACTGCTTCGCGAGGGATCCTTTGAACATTCTGGTGTCTGCGAGTATTCCAACGAAAATCTCTGGAGCGGAGATTTCTCGAAACTGAATGTTTCGGGGGAGTACCGCATCCAGATTGTATTTGACGGCAAGGTTGTATTTACCACAGAAAAGTTTGAAATTTCTGACAGTTGGATTGAACGCCAGCTGAAGGCCAACATCAAGTCCTTCTACTACCAGCGTAGTGGCGTTGAACTGCCCGAGGAATTTGCCGGAAAGTGGGCAAGACCTGCGGCTCATTTTGACGACTGCATTGGATTCCACAAGATGATGAATCGTGAGGGAACCTGGAATGCCCACGGCGGCTGGTATGACGCCGGTGACTACGGCAAGTACATCGTGAATGGCGGCGTTTCCGTAGGGACCATGCTTCTTGCTTGCAGTGTTTGCGATGGACGAGTTGATCCCAAGAAATGCAGTACGGATTTTGTGAACGTGGGCGGCACCTTTGAATTGCCCACTAGCCTGAAGGAAGAGCTGCGCTTTGAACTGGATTTCTTTGCCCGCATGCAGGATTCCGACGGCGGCGTCTTCTTTAAGGTAAGCCCTGAGCATTGGGACGGATTTATCTCGCCTAAGGATTCCGACCTGCTGCAGAAGCGCTTGATCCTTGGAAAGTCCACCACGTCTACGCTGAACTTTGCTGGCGTTATGGCGGCAGCCTGCGGTGTCTTCCGTAGTACTGACGAACGCTTCGCGGGGCAGTGCCTGCAGGCGGCTGAGCGTGCCTACCGCTGGGCCGTGGAACATCCCGACGCGGAATGGCCCCATAATACCGAGGGAAGCGGCGGCTACGGCGACGAACATGTGGATGACGAATTCTTCTGGGCTCGCGTGGCCTTGTTCTGCAACGGTTCCTTCGGGGAACTGAAGGATCAGATTGTTCGCGACATGGAGCAGAATCCGCCTAACTTTGGCGTGGACTGGCGTGACACCCAGAACATGGGCTGGATGTTGCTTGCCTTGCAGGATAAGGACCTTGAATTGCAGCGAAAGGCCAGAGAAACCCTGGAGAAGGTGGCTGCAGAAATTATCCGTCTGCAGAAGGCTGATCCCTATGGAATTTCCATCCGCAGGTTTATCTGGGGCAGTAACGGCGAAATCAGTAATCACGCCTTGACGCTTGCTGTTGTATCAACCTGGCGAAAGGAAGTGGACGGTGAAATCCTGCCGGACTGGTGCCGCGAACAGCTGAACTTTGTGTACGGTCGAAATCCCGTGAACCGCAGTTTTGTAACCGGTTCCGCCTGGAGTTCTCCCATGCACGTTCATCACCGCCTTAGCCATTCCGATGGAGTTAAGGAACCTATCCCTGGGCTTCTTGCTGGAGGCCTGAACAAGGATCGCCAGGACATGCATCGTGCGCCCCATTATCCCAGCTTGCTGGAAGGCCATTCCTATACGGATGAACGCTGTTCCTTTGCCAGTAACGAAACGGCCATCAACTGGAATTCCCCGCTGACAGCCGTGCTTTCGATACTTTGTTTGTAA
- a CDS encoding deoxyribonuclease IV, translating to MHIGCHLSSSDGFYAMGRTALSIGADTFQFFTRNPRGGSAKPFDKADAAKLVTLLEENHFAPILAHAPYTLNPCAADEGLRQYALDVMRDDLFRMDHFPGAMYNFHPGSHVKQGVDVGIEYITAMLNQLLKPEHKTTVLLETMAGKGSEVGRTFEELRQILDRVNLSEKMGVCLDTCHVFDGGYNIVDHLDEVLEQFDKIVGLGRLKAIHLNDSKNPMGSHKDRHEVIGGGFIGLEALVRVVNHPVLKNLPFYLETPNELPGYAAEIALLRGKAK from the coding sequence ATGCATATTGGTTGCCATTTGTCTAGCTCTGATGGCTTTTATGCCATGGGACGAACCGCCCTTTCCATTGGGGCGGATACCTTCCAGTTTTTTACCCGCAATCCTCGTGGCGGTTCCGCAAAGCCCTTTGACAAGGCGGATGCCGCCAAGCTTGTGACCTTGCTGGAAGAAAATCACTTTGCCCCGATTTTGGCCCACGCTCCCTATACTTTGAATCCCTGTGCCGCCGACGAGGGGCTTCGTCAGTATGCTTTGGACGTGATGCGGGATGACCTTTTCCGTATGGATCATTTCCCTGGCGCCATGTACAATTTTCACCCCGGCAGCCATGTGAAGCAGGGTGTGGACGTGGGAATTGAATATATAACGGCCATGCTGAATCAATTGCTGAAGCCTGAACACAAGACCACGGTTCTGCTGGAAACCATGGCGGGCAAGGGTTCCGAGGTTGGCCGAACTTTCGAGGAACTGCGACAGATTCTGGACCGAGTGAATCTTTCTGAAAAGATGGGCGTTTGTTTGGATACCTGCCATGTATTTGATGGTGGTTACAACATTGTGGACCATCTGGACGAAGTGCTGGAACAGTTCGACAAGATTGTGGGGCTTGGCCGTTTGAAGGCGATTCATCTGAATGACAGCAAGAATCCGATGGGTAGCCATAAGGACCGTCATGAGGTGATTGGCGGGGGCTTTATCGGTCTTGAGGCTCTTGTAAGGGTGGTAAATCATCCTGTTTTGAAGAATTTGCCTTTTTACCTGGAAACGCCCAATGAACTGCCCGGTTATGCGGCAGAAATTGCCCTGCTGAGAGGCAAGGCTAAGTAG
- a CDS encoding YdcF family protein: MSRNTKSHDKKIFKRITAIAAGVLILLVAAFYLVMTKSGHWLVDDDEFDHVKWVVVLDGQSADMERSDFAANLLNQGRADSILILGRRNFRNRSNAEFYVDDFMQLGSFDSNAVFMAVHDDASTIGEAYTVIPWLKARKADTVLLLTSAPATHRVKRIFSALSGERPVYYTADIHHYMYDADSWYTNRESRKNWIREWAALAVSYIDLWPSGILTPADSTFYRPIVTVAEFERQKDPIVNLQDLLPKVQEKIKEVAATEPDEKTAADSVKTDTTAVKDSTKKN, encoded by the coding sequence TTGTCCAGAAACACAAAATCACACGACAAGAAAATCTTCAAGAGAATTACGGCAATTGCCGCTGGAGTCTTGATTCTGCTTGTTGCAGCATTTTATCTCGTCATGACCAAGAGCGGTCACTGGCTTGTGGACGACGATGAATTTGATCATGTAAAATGGGTTGTTGTTCTTGATGGACAATCCGCAGACATGGAACGTTCCGACTTTGCCGCAAACCTGCTGAACCAAGGCCGTGCAGATTCCATCTTGATTCTCGGACGTCGAAACTTTAGAAACCGTAGCAATGCCGAATTCTACGTAGACGACTTTATGCAACTGGGATCCTTCGACAGCAACGCTGTATTCATGGCCGTTCACGATGACGCCTCCACCATCGGTGAAGCCTACACCGTAATTCCCTGGCTCAAGGCCCGAAAGGCAGACACCGTTCTGCTGCTGACATCCGCTCCTGCAACCCACAGAGTCAAGCGAATCTTCTCCGCACTTTCTGGAGAACGTCCAGTGTATTACACCGCAGACATTCACCACTACATGTACGACGCCGACTCCTGGTACACCAACCGCGAGTCCCGCAAGAACTGGATTCGAGAATGGGCGGCTCTCGCCGTCTCGTACATTGACCTTTGGCCCTCCGGAATTTTGACTCCAGCTGATTCCACCTTCTACAGGCCAATCGTCACTGTTGCTGAATTTGAAAGGCAGAAGGATCCCATCGTTAATCTACAGGACTTGCTTCCCAAGGTTCAGGAAAAGATCAAGGAAGTTGCAGCAACAGAACCAGACGAAAAAACTGCAGCCGATTCTGTGAAAACAGATACGACCGCAGTCAAGGATTCTACAAAGAAGAACTAA